A single genomic interval of Juglans regia cultivar Chandler chromosome 1, Walnut 2.0, whole genome shotgun sequence harbors:
- the LOC109008753 gene encoding protein ELF4-LIKE 4-like, translated as MEGDTFSGLGNGTQIDGKIFQTFQKSFVQVQKILDQNRLLINEINQNHESKIPDNLSRNVGLIRELNNNIRRVVDLYADLSTSFTKSVEASSEGDSSGALRSDGKAGHKRNRPA; from the coding sequence ATGGAGGGTGACACATTTTCAGGACTTGGTAATGGCACCCAGATCGATGGGAAGATCTTTCAGACATTTCAGAAGAGCTTTGTTCAAGTCCAGAAAATCTTGGATCAGAACAGGCTTCTCATCAATGAAATAAACCAGAATCACGAGTCTAAAATCCCTGACAACCTCAGCAGGAATGTGGGTCTGATCAGGGAGCTCAACAACAATATAAGAAGAGTGGTTGACCTCTATGCAGACCTTTCTACTTCCTTCACCAAATCCGTGGAAGCATCCTCTGAGGGAGATTCTAGTGGGGCTTTGAGATCAGATGGCAAAGCTGGGCATAAGCGAAATAGGCCTGCATAG